The Actinomycetes bacterium genome contains a region encoding:
- a CDS encoding acyl carrier protein, protein MAASEQEILEGLAEIVNEETGIPTGDVQPDKSFTDDLDIDSLSMMTIVVNAEEKFGVRIPDDDVKGLSTVGDAVAYIQKASA, encoded by the coding sequence ATGGCCGCTAGCGAGCAGGAGATCCTCGAGGGTCTCGCAGAGATCGTCAACGAGGAGACCGGCATCCCCACCGGCGACGTCCAGCCGGACAAGTCGTTCACCGACGACCTCGACATCGACTCGCTGTCGATGATGACCATCGTGGTCAACGCGGAGGAGAAGTTCGGCGTGCGCATCCCCGACGACGACGTCAAGGGCCTCTCGACCGTCGGCGACGCCGTCGCCTACATCCAGAAGGCCAGCGCCTAA
- a CDS encoding beta-ketoacyl-ACP synthase III, producing the protein MALTSPKGAAYARILGVGGYRPSRIVTNAEICERIDSSDEWIRERSGIESRRWAGPDESVIDMSCAAAGKAIAQAGISPEQVGAVLLATVTHPLQTPSAAAAVAERLGLGGAAATDLSAACAGFCYGVSLAHDMVRGGSAEYVLVIGCEKLSDFTDSYDRSTAFIFGDGAGAVVIGPSDEPAIGPTVWGSNGAEYDAITQRASWLDVRDHQVEFPTLTMQGQKVFRWAVWQMAPVAQQALDAAGVRAEDLGAFIPHQANMRITDAMIKALKLPAHVPVARDIRETGNTSAASVPLAMERMLESGEVKSGDTALLIGFGAGLVYAAQVVVLP; encoded by the coding sequence ATGGCTCTCACCTCGCCCAAGGGCGCGGCCTACGCGCGCATCCTCGGCGTCGGCGGCTACCGCCCGTCGCGCATCGTCACCAACGCCGAGATCTGCGAGCGCATCGACTCCTCCGACGAGTGGATCCGCGAGCGCTCCGGCATCGAGAGCCGGCGCTGGGCCGGCCCCGACGAGAGCGTCATCGACATGAGCTGCGCGGCCGCCGGCAAGGCGATCGCTCAGGCCGGCATCAGCCCGGAGCAGGTCGGCGCGGTGCTGCTGGCGACCGTCACCCACCCGCTGCAGACACCGTCGGCCGCCGCCGCGGTCGCCGAGCGCCTCGGGCTCGGCGGTGCGGCTGCGACCGACCTGTCCGCCGCCTGCGCCGGCTTCTGCTATGGCGTCTCGCTGGCCCACGACATGGTGCGCGGCGGCAGCGCCGAGTACGTCCTGGTGATCGGCTGCGAGAAGCTCTCGGACTTCACCGACTCCTACGACCGCTCGACCGCCTTCATCTTCGGCGACGGTGCCGGGGCCGTCGTTATCGGGCCGAGCGACGAGCCGGCGATCGGCCCCACGGTCTGGGGCTCCAACGGCGCCGAGTACGACGCCATCACGCAGCGGGCGTCCTGGCTGGACGTGCGCGACCACCAGGTCGAGTTCCCGACCCTGACCATGCAGGGCCAGAAGGTCTTCCGCTGGGCGGTGTGGCAGATGGCCCCGGTGGCCCAGCAGGCGCTCGACGCGGCTGGCGTCCGCGCCGAGGACCTGGGTGCCTTCATCCCCCACCAGGCCAACATGCGCATCACCGACGCGATGATCAAGGCGCTGAAGCTGCCTGCGCACGTGCCGGTGGCCCGCGACATCCGCGAGACCGGCAACACGTCGGCCGCCTCCGTCCCCCTCGCCATGGAGCGGATGCTCGAGTCCGGCGAGGTCAAGAGCGGCGACACCGCGCTGCTCATCGGGTTCGGCGCCGGGCTGGTCTACGCCGCCCAGGTCGTCGTCCTGCCCTGA